A DNA window from Coffea arabica cultivar ET-39 chromosome 6c, Coffea Arabica ET-39 HiFi, whole genome shotgun sequence contains the following coding sequences:
- the LOC140008842 gene encoding uncharacterized protein has protein sequence MSQENELTIAQLSLKMDAMWKEMQRRFDQRLETIHEQIDQLSSSRVSSRKSRGKSTLEESSDSNADSDREAYGQGRPKRNTRAIGDAIKGIKMKIPPFQGKSDPDTYLEWESQVELVFDCNDYTDAQKLRLAVVEFTDYAIVWWEQVATSRRRCGEPPITTWTELKRLMKKRFVLSHYHRDLYQKLQTLTQGQRSVEDYYKDMEISMLRADIQEDREATMARFLNGLRAEIADQMELQYYVEIEDMVEKAIKIEQRLKRRGTTRNYNPHPQTFTRPFQSRREERGSNAWNPPKSKQDQGSSSRPPVTKTDSKVASKPTIETSKPRNRDTKCWRCQGVGHIASQCPNPRTMLVLPNGDIVTDDEEEDYKDMPPLVEEEDEIEEVPTQDKVGLVARRALATQASKDELQRDNIFYTRCHVTNKVCSLVIDPGSCTNVASALMVEKLNLSTSEHPRPYKLQWLNNSGEITLAPLTPQQVHEDQVSLQKEYDLHATTKKDNAKAKKLVLADPSSSKLDHSHSVFEPTQERKPSMLAKVKDEYQDVFPEDIPNGLPPLRGIEHQIDFIPSSSLPNKAPYRTNPEETKEQQRQVEELLSKGWIQESLSPCAVPVLLVPKKDGGWRMCTDCRAINAITVNKTLDEHVVHLQMVLDALRKASLYANLKKCTFCTNQLVFLGYVVSEQEIHVDQEKVKAISEWPTPTNVSEVRSFHGLASFYRRFVKDFSTIAAPLTSIVKKDVQFHWGEEQAKSFQLLKHKLTHVPVLSLPNFDKAFEVECDAFGIGIGPVLLQEGRPVAYFSEKLNGAALNYSTYDKELMALVRALQTWQHYLRPREFVLHTDHKSLKHIKSQDKLSKRHARWITFIDSFIFVIKYKTGKTNVVADALLRRYALITTLDAKLLGFEFLKDLYAADSDFGEIFVSLPRHSREHYFISQGFLYYKDKLCIPKSSMRTLLVREAHGGGLMGHFGIAKTLMILQEHFFWPRMRSDVKRHIESHPQTDGQTEVVNRTLSTLLRAIIKKNIKSWEDCLPHVKFAYNRTVHSATHYSPFEIVYGFNPLTPLDLTSLPVHERVNLDGKNKAAYVRELHTKVRANIEKHTLQYIQSANKGRRKMVFESGDWVWIHMRKERFPVKRRSKLFSRGNGPFQVLERINDNAYKLELPDDEFDLRTNRLREEGTNEEGFKAAQTSSAQCSTHKSLDIASNIAVFLIKYRSILKVNMRLVFGQEYSNAACNMTYYSNAISDNELI, from the exons ATGTCTCAGGAAAATGAACTTACCATTGCTCAGTTATCACttaaaatggatgctatgtggaaGGAAATGCAGAGGAGATTTGACCAAAGACTGGAAACGATCCATGAGCAGATTGATCAACTAAGttcatctagggtttcttcTAGGAAATCTAGGGGAAAATCCACCCTGGAGGAATCTAGTGACTCCAATGCCGATTCGGACCGTGAGGCATACGGGCAAGGGAGACCGAAGAGAAACACAAGAGCAATTGGTGATGCAATCAAAGGGATTAAGATGAAGATTCCTCCATTCCAAGGCAAATCCGATCCGGATACATACCTTGAATGGGAGAGTCAAGTAGAGCTAGTATTCGATTGTAATGACTACACCGATGCACAAAAATTGAGACTTGCCGTAGTAGAATTCACCGACTATGCCATAGTTTGGTGGGAACAAGTGGCTACAAGCAGGAGAAGGTGTGGTGAACCACCTATAACCACTTGGACTGAGCTCAAGAGACTTATGAAGAAGCGATTTGTACTAAGTCACTACCATAGAGACTTGTACCAAAAACTTCAAACCTTGACGCAAGGTCAACGCTCAGTTGAGGACTACTACAAAGACATGGAAATCTCCATGTTGAGGGCtgatattcaagaagatagagAGGCTACAATGGCAAGGTTTCTCAATGGTCTGAGGGCTGAAATAGCCGATCAAATGGAGCTTCAATACTATGTGGAGATAGAAGATATGGTGGAGAAGGCTATCAAGattgagcaaaggctcaagaggaggggtacaacCAGAAATTATAACCCTCATCCACAAACATTTACTCGACCATTCCAGTCTAGAAGGGAAGAGAGAGGTTCGAATGCTTGGAACCCTCCAAAGTCGAAGCAAGATCAAGGGTCAAGCTCACGGCCACCTGTTACCAAAACCGACTCCAAGGTTGCTTCAAAGCCAACAATTGAAACTTCAAAACCTAGGAATCGTGACACCAAATGTTGGAGGTGTCAAGGAGTTGGACATATTGCAAGCCAATGTCCAAACCCAAGGACCATGCTTGTCCTACCAAATGGAGACATTGTCACTGATGATGAAGAGGAGGATTACAAAGACATGCCTCCCttggttgaagaggaagatgaaataGAGGAAGTTCCAACTCAAGACAAAGTTGGATTGGTAGCAAGAAGGGCGCTAGCTACTCAAGCTAGTAAAGATGAGCTTCAACGTGACAACATCTTTTACACTAGGTGCCATGTGACCAACAAGGTATGCAGCTTGGTGATTGACCCCGGAAGTTGCACTAATGTTGCTAGTgcattgatggtggagaaactaaaCTTGTCAACTAGTGAGCACCCCCGTCCCTACAAGCTTCAGTGGTTAAACAACAGTGGAGAG attaCACTTGCACCTCTTACACCTCAACAAGTACATGAGGATCAAGTTAGTCTACAAAAAGAGTATGACTTGCATGCTACCACCAAGAAGGACAACGCCAAAGCTAAGAAATTAGTGTTGGCCGACCCTTCTTCAAGCAAGTTGGATCACTCTCATTCGGTCTTCGAGCCCACACAGGAGAGAAAACCCAGCATGCTTGCCAAGGTGAAAGAT GAGTATCAAGACGTCTTTCCTGAGGATATACCTAATGGTTTGCCTCCATTAaggggaattgaacatcaaattgatttcattcctaGCTCTTCCCTTCCAAACAAGGCACCATATAGGACCAATCCTGAGGAAACCAAGGAGCAACAACGACAAGTGGAGGAGTTGCTTAGTAAGGGTTGGATTCAAGAGAGTCTAAGCCCTTGTGCTGTACCAGTTCTACTTGTTCCGAAGAAAGATGGAGGATGGAGAATGTGCACTGATTGTAGGGCGATTAATGCCATAACGGTAAA TAAGACTCTAGATGAGCATGTTGTGCATTTACAAATGGTCCTCGATGCACTTCGCAAGGCCAGCCTctacgctaaccttaagaagtgtacCTTTTGCACAAATCAATTGGTTTTCCTAGGATATGTTGTTAGTGAGCAGGAAATTCATGTTGATCAAGAAAAGGTGAAGGCTATTAGTGAATGGCCAACCCCTACCAATGTAAGTGAGGTGAGAAGTTTTCATGGCTTGGCAAGCTTCTATAGGCGTTTTGTCAAGGATTTTAGCACAATTGCTGCCCCACTTACGTCAATTGTCAAGAAAGATGTGCAATTTCATTGGGGAGAGGAACaagctaagtctttccaattacttaaacacaagctcacacatgTACCTGTTCTtagtttacctaattttgacaAAGCTTTTGAAGTAGAGTGTGATGCTTTTGGTATAGGTATTGGACCTGTTTTACTCCAAGAGGGTCGCCCAGTTGCCTACTTTAGCGAGAAGTTAAATGGAGCTGCTCTAAACTACTCAACCTATGATAAGGAACTCATGGCCTTAGTGCGAGCCCTACAAACATGGCAACATTACCTTCGCCCTCGTGAGTTTGTCTTGCACACCGATCATAAGTCGCTCAAGCATATCAAGTCCCAAGACAAGTTGAGTAAGCGACATGCAAGATGGATTACCTTCATTGACAGTTTTATCTTTGTGATCAAATACAAGACAGGTAagacgaatgtagtggctgatgcactcTTACGAAggtatgcacttatcactacattagatgctaagttgcttggtTTTGAATTCCTTAAAGATCTTTATGCAGCTGACTCAgattttggtgagatttttGTCTCCTTGCCACGACACTCTCGTGAGCACTATTTCATCTCTCAGGGGTTCTTATACTACAAGGACAAGCTTTGCATTCCCAAGAGCTCCATGCGCACACTCCTAGTACGAGAAGCTCATGGAGGAggactaatgggacactttggcattGCCAAGACCTTAATGATTCTCCAAGAGCATTTCTTCTGGCCACGCATGAGGAGTGACGTAAAACGGCACATTGAAAG ccacccacaaactgatggtcaaACCGAAGTGGTTAATAGGACTTTATCTACCCTGTTGCGCGCAATTATAAAAAAGAAcattaaatcttgggaagattGCTTACCACATGTGAAATTTGCATATAATCGCACTGTTCATTCTGCTACACATTATTCGCCGTTTGAAATTGTGTATGGTTTTAACCCTCTCACACCTTTGGATTTAACTTCTTTACCTGTTCATGAGAGAGTTAACTTGGATGGTAAGAACAAAGCTGCATATGTACGTGAGTTACACACTAAGGTGCGAGCCAACATCGAGAAGCATACACTTCAATACATCCAAAGTGCCAACAAGGGGCGCCGCAAGATGGTCTTTGAGTCTGGCGATTGGGTATGGATACACATGCGCAAAGAGAGGTTCCCAGTCAAAAGGCGTAGTAAGCTATTTTCACGGGGAAATGGTCCATTCCAAGTCCTGGAGCGTATaaatgacaatgcctacaaacttGAACTTCCAG ACGATGAgtttgatttgaggacaaatcgccTTCGAGAGGAGGGGACTAATGAGGAGGGGTTCAAGGCTGCTCAAACTTCTAGTGCTCAG TGTTCCACTCATAAATCCCTCGATATTGCAAGCAACATTGCTGTATTCTTGATCAAATATCGCAGCATACTCAAAGTGAATATGCGGCTTGTATTTGGTCAAGAGTACAGCAATGCTGCTTGCAATATGACATACTATTCCAATGCCATTTCTGATAATGAACTAATCTGA